A genome region from Nicotiana tabacum cultivar K326 chromosome 13, ASM71507v2, whole genome shotgun sequence includes the following:
- the LOC107821998 gene encoding alkane hydroxylase MAH1-like gives MAIIGLGYIEIFLAILCFFLFHGLKDTKGYPRNWPIFGMLPGTLYYMQEIHERVTMTMRRSGGTFLFKGPLFAKMDMLATVDPANVHYIMSENFMNFPKGPKFREIFDVLGDGIFNADLDLWKIQRKTARALITHQQFYMFLVKTSREKVEKGLIPVLDHVCHKGVIVDLQDLFQRFTFDTTCILVTGYDPGCVSIDFPDVPFSKAMDDAEEAILVRHVMPEAIWRLQKWLGIGEEKKLIKAWETMDNVIGNYISKKRDKLLKIESELKLEDEGFDLLTFYLKEGQNMGVNCDDKFLRDTILNLMIAGRDTTSSALTWFIWLVTQNPQVEKKLREEINSVIPKEEVGKWRIFNVHELNKLVYLHGALCDSLRLYPPVPFQHKEPLKEDILPSGHKVHPNLKILFSLYAMGRMESIWGKDCLEFKPERWISERGTIKHEPSYKFLAFNAGPRTCLGKEVAFTQMKAVAATIIHNYQVQVVEGHPIKPNTSIILYMRYGFKVRISRRWP, from the coding sequence ATGGCAATAATAGGGTTAGGTTACATTGAAATTTTCCTAGCAATACTATGCTTTTTCTTGTTTCATGGGTTAAAAGATACAAAGGGATATCCAAGAAACTGGCCAATTTTTGGTATGTTACCAGGTACCCTTTATTACATGCAAGAAATTCATGAAAGGGTAACTATGACTATGAGGCGATCAGGGGGAACTTTTTTATTCAAAGGTCCATTATTTGCAAAAATGGACATGTTAGCCACAGTTGATCCAGCAAATGTGCACTACATCATGAGTGAAAATTTCATGAATTTCCCAAAAGGGCCAAAGTTTAGGGAGATTTTCGACGTTTTAGGAGATGGGATTTTCAATGCGGATTTGGATTTATGGAAGATTCAAAGGAAGACGGCTCGTGCTTTAATCACTCACCAACAATTTTACATGTTTTTAGTAAAGACTAGTCGCGAGAAGGTGGAAAAAGGACTAATTCCAGTTCTTGATCATGTTTGTCACAAGGGTGTAATAGTGGATTTACAAGATTTATTTCAAAGGTTTACTTTTGATACTACTTGTATATTGGTTACTGGATATGATCCTGGTTGTGTATCTATAGATTTTCCTGATGTTCCCTTCTCAAAAGCAATGGATGATGCTGAAGAAGCAATTCTTGTTCGACATGTCATGCCCGAGGCTATTTGGAGACTACAAAAATGGCTTGGAAttggagaagaaaagaagttgatTAAAGCTTGGGAAACTATGGACAATGTTATAGGCAATTATATATCCAAAAAACGCGATAAGTTGTTGAAAATAGAATCTGAGTTGAAATTAGAAGACGAGGGTTTTGATCTTCTGACCTTTTATCTCAAGGAAGGTCAGAATATGGGAGTGAATTGTGATGATAAGTTTTTAAGAGACACCATCTTGAACCTAATGATAGCGGGGCGTGACACGACTAGTTCAGCTCTCACATGGTTCATTTGGCTTGTTACACAAAATCCACAAGTGGAGAAGAAATTAAGGGAAGAAATCAATTCAGTTATTCCCAAAGAAGAAGTTGGAAAATGGAGGATATTCAATGTCCATGAATTGAACAAATTGGTTTACCTACATGGTGCATTATGTGATTCGTTAAGGTTATATCCACCAGTTCCATTTCAGCACAAAGAGCCGCTTAAAGAAGACATACTTCCAAGTGGTCACAAAGTTCATCcaaatttgaagattttgtttTCCTTGTACGCGATGGGGAGAATGGAGTCAATTTGGGGTAAAGATTGTTTAGAATTCAAGCCAGAGAGATGGATTTCTGAGCGAGGAACTATTAAACATGAACCTTCATATAAGTTCTTGGCTTTTAATGCTGGACCAAGAACTTGCTTAGGGAAAGAAGTGGCTTTCACTCAAATGAAGGCTGTGGCTGCTACTATTATCCATAATTACCAAGTTCAAGTAGTGGAAGGACACCCTATTAAACCTAATACTTCTATTATTCTCTATATGAGATATGGCTTTAAAGTTAGGATTAGTAGGAGATGGCCTTAG